One genomic region from Drosophila subpulchrella strain 33 F10 #4 breed RU33 chromosome 2R, RU_Dsub_v1.1 Primary Assembly, whole genome shotgun sequence encodes:
- the LOC119551067 gene encoding uncharacterized protein LOC119551067, protein MYLFGVILLLVGTHICFIDAAFGNSEGNNYTFGVQATTDTLIASETITRSKQLIGTTTRTYTLTQAGTAKTITYIKITDLMRNRGATAQITAGGVGATTVTIQFTSARSAGIRSQVVIYGS, encoded by the coding sequence ATGTACCTCTTCGGCGTGATTTTACTCTTGGTTGGCACACATATCTGCTTCATAGATGCGGCTTTCGGAAATAGTGAAGGAAACAACTATACTTTTGGAGTACAAGCTACAACTGATACCCTCATCGCTAGTGAGACTATAACAAGATCTAAACAGTTGATTGGTACTACTACGAGGACGTACACTCTAACGCAAGCTGGAACGGCTAAGACCATAACATACATCAAAATCACGGATCTGATGAGAAATCGAGGTGCTACTGCCCAAATTACCGCCGGCGGTGTGGGTGCCACCACGGTCACGATCCAATTTACCTCTGCCCGGTCGGCTGGTATTAGGTCCCAAGTGGTAATCTACGGATCTTAA